From the genome of Capsicum annuum cultivar UCD-10X-F1 chromosome 4, UCD10Xv1.1, whole genome shotgun sequence:
tagaaaatgaAGCTGCTTGTAAAATTCAATCCATACGAACAGATAATGGAAAGGAATACACTTCTCAAcaattcaacattttatgtgAGGAAGCAGGGATTCATCACTAGCTTACTACTCCGTATACTCCTCGACAAAATGGAGTAAGTGAAAGAAGGAACAAATACATAATGGAGATGACCAGATGCATGTTGCACGAGAAGAACTTACCAAAGAAATTTTGGGTAAAAGCAGAAAATACATCAGTTTTTCTACAAAATAGGCTTCCCACAAAGGCGGTGAAAGGTCGAACTCCTTTTGAAGCTTGGTATGGGTTCAAACCATCATTAAACTTCCTTAAAGTGTTTGGATGTCTCTGTTTTTCCTATGTTCCTTAAGTTAAATGAGACAAGCTAGATAAAAAATCTATTCCAGGCATTTTTATTGGATACAGTGCAGTTTCAAGGCGTATAAAGTCTTCCaaccataaactaaaaatataatcttCAGTAGAGATGTACATTTTATGGAGAATGAAGAATGGTGTTAGAAAGACTCAAAGAAATCTGTCCTGAACTCTTCGAACTCAGCAGAAAAGTTTTTTGCCAAAGTTCCTGAAAAACAAACATCATTCTCATTGCAAGATGAATTGGTAGATCATTCACTGGTTAAAGGTACTCGACTACTCACTGATATATATCAGAGATGTAATATGGCAGTATCTGAACCTGTTGGGTACATTGAAGCCAAGAATGATAAAAATTAGGTAGCTGCGATGAAAGAGGAGTTGTTTATGATTGAGAAGAACATGACTTGGAAGCTTGCTGATCAACCTAAAGACAGAAAAATAATTGGGTTGAAATGGGTCTTCACAACAAAGTTAAATGCTGATGGTTCAGTTAATAAGCATAAAGCAAGACTTGTCGTTAAGGGATATGCTCAAATTTTTGGTGTGgattactttgatacatttgCAGCAGTGGCTAGGCTTGATATGATCAGGTTACTTCTTTCTCTTACTGCACAATTGTGCGGGAAAGTGTATCAGATGGATGTCAAATCAGCATTTCTTAATGGTTTTCTCCAGGAAGAAATTTATGTTAAGCAACCCGAAGGCTTTGTGATGATAGAAAAAAAGGACAAAGTTTACAGGCTAAGAAAGACACTTTATGGACTTAAACAGGCACCAAGGGCCTGGTATGGTCGAATAGATGATCATTTGCTTGGGTTAGGCTTTGAAAAGAGTCTATCAAAATCTAATCTTTATGTTAAACATAATGGCATTAATATTCTTGTTGTGTCTATATATGTTAAACATAATGGCATTGATATTCTTGTTGTGTctatatatgttgatgatgtacTAGTTACAGGGAGCAATACTAAGCATATTGAAGATTTCAAGTAAGAAATGATGTAAGCCTTCGAGATGACTAATCTTGGTCTAATGTCCTATTTTCTTGGAATAGAAATCAAACAGGGATAGAATGAAGTTTTCATTGTCAAAAGAAATATGctaagaaaattctgaagaagttCAACATGGAAGATTGCAAGGAGATAAGTACTCCTATGAACCAAAAAGAGAACCTAACCAAGAATAATAGAGCAGAGAAAGGGGAGGAAACATACTTCAGAGCTTTAGTCGGTTGTTCGATGTATCTCACAcctataaaacctaatattttaTATGCTGTAAGCATTTTATCGAGGTTTATGCATTGTGCTAGTGAGATGCATCTAAAAGCAACAAAAAGAGTAATTAAATACATCAAAGGAACCATTAATTATGGTGTCAAGTTTCAGAaaaatctaaatctaaaactaCTTGGGTATTCTGATAGTGATTGGGCTGGATCAATAGATGACATGAAGAGCACATCTGGATATTGCTTTAGTCTTGGCTCAGGAATATTTTTGTGGTACTCAAAGAAGCAGGATATTGTGGCTCAATCCACTGCAGAGAAAGAATTTGTGGCTGCAACAGCAATAACAAATCAAGCTCTGTGGTTGAGGAAAATATTTACTGATCTGCATATGAATCAAACAAAAGGAACTGAAGTATTTATGGACGACCAATCTGCGATAGCAATTTCTCACAATCCTGTATTTCATGCCAAAACAAAATACTTTAATATCAACTTTTCTTCTTGAGGAAAGTGTAAAAAAATGGTGATGTGATTCTGATCTACTGTAAAATCGAGGAGCAACTGGATGATATCTTCACCAAACCTTTACCAGGAAGCAAATTCCAACTTCTCAAGAAAAAACTTAGAGTTTGCAGCACTTAAGGCAAGGAGGAATGTTAGA
Proteins encoded in this window:
- the LOC124898072 gene encoding secreted RxLR effector protein 161-like; the protein is MEDCKEISTPMNQKENLTKNNRAEKGEETYFRALVGCSMYLTPIKPNILYAVSILSRFMHCASEMHLKATKRVIKYIKGTINYGVKFQKNLNLKLLGYSDSDWAGSIDDMKSTSGYCFSLGSGIFLWYSKKQDIVAQSTAEKEFVAATAITNQALWLRKIFTDLHMNQTKGTEVFMDDQSAIAISHNPVFHAKTKYFNINFSS